The genomic window TCCTCGTCTTGTGTTTCCATCCAAGCCTCCCTGTGTTGTTTTGTTTCGTCAGTTATCTCTCTCTTACACGCCCGGCGCCTTATCTCGCTGGCCCCGGTGCCGCCGACCATGCAGCCGCCACGCGGTTCTTGTTAGGCCTGGCCCCGGTAGGTCCTATGTAAGTGGGCAGCGCCTGCCCCGGGGTCACCCGGTCACCGGTCGTGCTACTGATTGAATCTAACTCTCTCCCCGCTGCCTTGGCAAGTGCAACTGCCGGATCAAGCACTTCGCTGGCCAGTCCAGGCACCCGCAGCCCCGCCTCCGAACAGGCCCCGAGTACAGCCAGGGCGGCGTTTCCGGCAATCCGCAGCCCGGCGGGCAGCGCCCGAATGTCAACAAGCAATTCTTCGGCCGTACAGCGTTTATAATCGAGCAGTTGCTCGCCACCGTCACCCGACCAGGCGGCCACGTAAATATTCCCCGAACCCGCGTCCAGCGTTGCCAGGACCGGGCTTCTGTCGCCTTCGGCTGGCTGGTCGCAACAAGCCAACTGCAAGCGCAGCGACGACATACCCGTCACCGGTAGTTTATGGGGCAGGACAAGGCCGGCTGCCAGCGCCAGGCCAATACGAACGCCCGTCCATGAACCAGGGCCGGTAGAAACACCGACCGCCGAAATATCAGCCACCGTCGCCGAGATACCCTTGAGCCCCAGCCGCAGTAAGTCGGCCAGGCCCTCACCCCGCACAGGGGGTTCGCAGGTTGCAAGCCAGGGATCCCGATCGGGGGCCAGCAGGGCTATCGACGGTACGCGGCCACTGCTGTCTATGCCGAGCAGCAGGCCTGTATCGCGGGAGCTCACCCGCCAACTATTCGGGAAATGTCGTTAAAAACGACCAGGACCATGAGCGCCACCAGCACCAGCACACCGAACTGCTGCACGAGGTCGCGAGCCCTGTCGGGCAACGGACGCCCTCGAATGGCTTCGTAGGAAAAGAAGGCCAGGTGACCACCGTCGAGCCCCGGTATGGGTAGCAGGTTGATGATGCCCAGGTTAACGCTCAGCAGGGCCATGAAGTGCAGCAGCGGCTCCATACCGCGATTGGCGCGGCGGCCCGCTTCCTGGGCTATGCCTATGGGGCCGGCGAGGTCCGACATGGAGAGCCGTCCCTGTCCGAGCCGTGAAAGTGTTTCGAGTATCACCACCGACCAGGTCCAGGTGTAGCGGGCGCCCAGTACCACCGACTCCACCGGGCCAACGTCCTGGTGCTCAGACGCGCGGTGCACGCCTATAACCCAGGCCGTGCCGATTTCTTCGCCCAGGTAGTCCCTGCGCACCCTCGACTCGGGCGTTACCGTGAGCACGCGTTCTTCGCCCTGCTCGGAAAGCACCGAGAGCTGTATTTCGCGGCCTTCGCTGGCCGTTACAGCCGCGTGCAGGCCGTCCCAGTTGCCCAGGGACTGCCCGTCTATGGCCGTCACGAGGTCACCGGCCGCCAGGCCCGCAGCCTGGGCCGGAGAGTCAGCCACGACCCCGCCCACCAGGGCCTTGTCGCTGGTGACCTGGTTGCCCCAGGTCATCATGATGACCGTGAA from Candidatus Binatota bacterium includes these protein-coding regions:
- the tsaB gene encoding tRNA (adenosine(37)-N6)-threonylcarbamoyltransferase complex dimerization subunit type 1 TsaB, coding for MSSRDTGLLLGIDSSGRVPSIALLAPDRDPWLATCEPPVRGEGLADLLRLGLKGISATVADISAVGVSTGPGSWTGVRIGLALAAGLVLPHKLPVTGMSSLRLQLACCDQPAEGDRSPVLATLDAGSGNIYVAAWSGDGGEQLLDYKRCTAEELLVDIRALPAGLRIAGNAALAVLGACSEAGLRVPGLASEVLDPAVALAKAAGRELDSISSTTGDRVTPGQALPTYIGPTGARPNKNRVAAAWSAAPGPAR
- the rseP gene encoding RIP metalloprotease RseP — its product is MTPTGILAAIAVLGVVIMVHEWGHFIVARKCNTEVQVFSFGFGPKLFSIQRGETEYRFSLIPLGGYVRMAGEIDEFAPKVAGRGFPDRPLYQRAMIVVAGPAINMVFAFLLFTVIMMTWGNQVTSDKALVGGVVADSPAQAAGLAAGDLVTAIDGQSLGNWDGLHAAVTASEGREIQLSVLSEQGEERVLTVTPESRVRRDYLGEEIGTAWVIGVHRASEHQDVGPVESVVLGARYTWTWSVVILETLSRLGQGRLSMSDLAGPIGIAQEAGRRANRGMEPLLHFMALLSVNLGIINLLPIPGLDGGHLAFFSYEAIRGRPLPDRARDLVQQFGVLVLVALMVLVVFNDISRIVGG